Below is a genomic region from Puniceicoccaceae bacterium.
CACGCGAAATCACGATTTCCCGTGACGGGCTATATACCCCAACAGCCGCCTTGCCTGCCCTGACACCCGTTGGGCCGGGCATCGCGGCTGACATGTTTTCGAAAAACGACTGGGGAATCCGACCCACGGTTCACCCGACTTCCGCATTCCTTCGACGGCGCTGCCGACTGCCCAGCGGCACTACACCAAGCATTGCAATTTCCACGCAAGCCGCTGAAGATAAAACCCGTTTGCAGGTTCGGTCCGCATCCTGCAGCATGGAAACCACTGCCATCCACTCGACGGTCCCATCATGAATTCCTTCCGGCTGATCTTGCTGCTCCTCTCGCCTTTGCTCTCCATTGCGCCAAGCAAGGCTTCCGCCGAACTCCGGGTTCTGGCTGCCGCCAGCCTCTCCGATGCCTTGCAGGGGGTCGGGGAACACTACACGGAAACCACGGGAGAATCCGTCCGTTTCAGCTTTGGTTCCTCTGGAGCGTTGGCGCGGCAAATCCGCGAAGGAGTTCCCGCCGATGTGTTTGTCTCAGCGGATGCACTGCACATGGATCAGCTGGAGTCCGAAGCACTGCTGCTGGACGGGAGCCGCCGCACGATATTGCGCAACGCGCTTGTACTCATTGTCGATGCACGGCAGGGGCCGACGATTGCCAGTCTGCAGGATCTCACGGGGGCCGCAATTCGACGCCTTGCGGTGGGCGAACCCGCAACTGTGCCGGCCGGCACCTACGCCAAAACCATTTTGGAGCAGGCCGGTCTTTGGGCTGTGCTGGAACCCAAAATCGTTCCGCTTCACAACGTTCGCTCGGTGCTGGCTGCTGTGGAAGCGGGCAACGCTGACGCTGGCTTTGTCTACCGGACCGATGCCCTGATCTCCAGTCGGGTGACCATTGCGGTCTCCATTCCCACCCAAACGGGTCCGGACATTCGCTATCCTGCAGCTGTCTTGCAGCAGTCGACCCAAACGCGAGCAGCACAGGCATTTGTGGACTACCTCATCAGCCCCGATGCGCAACGCATTTTCGAACGCTACGGCTTTCTGCCCGGGCATTGACACATGCACGCGCTATTCGAAATCACGCTTTTTACACTGGGCATTGCCCTGTTGAGCACCCTGCTCATCCTTCCAGGTGGCATCGCTCTGGGTTGGCTGCTCGCACATCGCCAGTGGCCGGGTAAAGTGCTCGTGGAAACCCTCGTCACACTTCCCCTGGTCATTCCTCCCGTGGCGACCGGACTGATCCTGCTGAAGCTCTTCGGACGCAGGGGGCCGATCGGCGCATTTCTGGAGCAGGCCCTGGGGGTGGAAATTGTCTTCACCTGGAAAGCGGTGGTCCTGGCCACTGCCGTGATGGCCTTTCCCCTGATGGTCCGCGCTGCACGCGTTGCCTTTGAGGAGGTCAACCCTCGCCTGATCGAAGCAGCGCGAACACTGGGGGCTGACAGGTTGGATGCGTTTTTGACCGTGACCCTTCCACTAGCAAAACGCGGTCTGCTGGCTGGCACCGTGCTCTCCTTTGCCCGTTCCCTTGGGGAGTTCGGTGCAACCGTGATGCTCGCAGGCATGATCCCCGGTAAAACCATCACGCTCGCACTGGGAATTTATCACGAGGTGCAACTGGGTCGGGACGAGCGCGCTTTGGGTCTGCTGTTGATCTCCACCAGTCTCGCCTTTCTCGCCGTATGGGCGAGCGAACACCTGCTCCGGAGGAGGCATGCATGAACGATACTGACACGATCTCCGGTATCCAGATCCAGCTCGAGTTGGAGTATCCCGGGTTTCGCCTGGATGTGGACATGCAGCTGCCCGGGCGCGGCGTTTCCGCCTTCTTTGGCCCCTCCGGCTGTGGCAAGACCACCTTGCTTCGCATCCTCGCTGGATTGGAGCGCCGTGCGACCGGACGCATAGTTATCGGTGATGACCTGTGGATGGACAGCACGGCAAGGACGTTTGTACCCACCCACCAGCGTAGCATTGGCTATGTGTTTCAAGATGCCCAACTCTTTCCCCATTTGTCCGTTTCTGAAAACCTTGACTACGGACAGCGACGGGCACTGGCACGTGGTCGGAATCTTCCAGTTGACCGCTCCAGCACGATTGAACTGCTGGGCATAGGCGGATTGTTGCAGCGTAACCCGGAAACCCTGTCCGGTGGAGAACGGCAACGCGTTGCCATCGCGCGTGCGTTACTTGCGGGTCCACGTCTGCTGCTGCTTGACGAACCCCTTGCATCTCTGGATCTCGACCGGAAACGGGAGGTTTTACCCTACCTGGAGCGCCTGCACCAAAGCCTGCAGATCCCGGTGCTGCTCGTCAGTCACGCTCTGGAGGAAATCGTACGCATCGCGGATCACTTGAGTCTGATTCGGGATGGCCGGATGGTGGCAAGCGGACCGCTGCTGCAGATTCTCAGCCGCATGGATCTACCGGAGGTTCGCTCCCACGACATGGGAGTGGTTCTGGAAGGGATCGTGACCGGCAACGATGAAGCCTTTGGTCTGGTGGTGGTGAGCGCCCCTGGAGTTCAGCTGGTAGTGCCACACGCCCCGATGCCACTTCACAGCGTGATCCGCCTGCAAATTCTTCCCGGCGATGTCAGTCTCACGCTTGAGCCAACACCGCTAAGTAGTGTGCTCAACCAGATTCCAGCCTGCATTCAGTCCATTGAATCTGCACATGGCAGTGCCCATGTGCAGGTATTGCTCGACGCAGGAGGCTCGCCACTGATCGCGCGCATCACCCGTCGATCCTGTGAACGGCTGTCATTGAAGCCCGGACAAGCACTCTGGGCCCACATCAAAGCAGTCGCAGTCGTGGTATGATAATGTGCAGTAGCGAACTCGCACCTGCCGATTGCACGGCACTCAATACGCTCCGCTGCCCTGTCCTTGTTTACCAGTCTTAAACTCCTCGATGATTGCGATCGCGGCAGAGAGTCCGAGGCGATCTGCACCCGCATCGATCAGGGCAAGCGCATCGGTGAGATTGCGGATGCCGCCAGCAGCCTTCAGTTGGATGTTTTCTCGTCGGTTTGCTTTCCAAAGTGCAATGGTTTCGACTGTAGCTCCAGCACTTCCAAATCCAGTCGAGGTCTTGATAAAATCGACCTCGGCCGCCTCGCAAATGCGCAGAGCATCCAGCTGGAGCGACTCCGACAGGTAGCAAGTCTCAACGATCACCTTGAGTAGCACCCCCATGTCGTGAGCGGTCTGCGACAGCTGCTTCAGCTCTGATTCCACGAAGATCGAATTGCCCGCAATCAGCTCTGCATAGTTGGCAACTACATCGACCTCATCCGCACCATTTTTCGCGGCTTCCCGAATCTCTGCAGCTTTTGCCGCAGTCGAAAATCGGCCAGATGGAAACCCCGCAACCGTGCCCACCTTCACGCCCGTCCCTGCAAGCACGTCGCTGGCGAGCTTGACGCTGGTGGGATACAACATCACCGAATAGGCCTTCACAGCCGTAGCGTCTGCACACAGCTGGCGAATGTCGGAGACCGTAGCGTCCAATCGAAGATTCGTCGCATCAAAATATCGGGCAAGCGATTCAGGTGTCATGCGGGCATTCTACAAATTCGCTGCTTGAATTGAAAAGCCTGGAATCGGATGCCTTGTCGGATTTCCACACTTGACCACCTGCATACCCCCTCAGATGTGCATTGAATGATCCTCAAGGTAAGCTTCAATCGCGGCCATGCGCGGCATCGCCGGAGCCGTTCCCGGCTGGGTAACAGAAAGCCCAGCCACCACAACACCATAGCGAATTGCACGATCCAGATCCTGCCCATACTTCACCCATCCTGCGGAAAATCCCCCCACAAACGCATCGCCTGCGCCTGTGGTATCCACCACTTCGATGTCATCCAGCGGCAAAAACGATGCACAGCGATCCACTGTTGACAGAAAGGCACCCCGAGCGCCCAGCGTGAGAATCACTGTCGGCACCTGCAGCCGTCGGCAAAGCGTGTGTAGTTCGGCACTCGTGAGTTGTTCGAGCGTCGTGTCGTTCAGGGATGCAAACTCTTCAGGATGCAATAATTTCAGCAGCCGCACAAACTCCGTTTCATTGGGGATCAACACATCGACCCACTGCAGAATCGCCAGTGGAAAATCATCGCGCATCGGAGCCGGATTGAGCACCGTACAGGCTCCCATTTCGCGACCACGGCGCATGGCCGTGATGGAGGCCTCAAGGTGAGTCTCCAGTTGGGTCACCACGATCCCTGCTGCATCCGGAAGTCGTTCAGAAACCACAGCCTCTGTCATCGCATCGCTGGCTCCCACGGAAACCACGATTTCATTCTGTCCATCTGCATTTACCAAAATGGCAGCCGCACCGGTTGAGCGCCGGGTATCGTGCAACCAGCGCGCATCCACTCCTTCGGCCTCATGAAATTGAGTTGCCACTTCCGCAAATGCATCGCCACCCACTGCCCCTACAAAAACCACTTCACCTCCCGACCGCCGCGCGGCAATCGCCTGATTCGATCCCTTGCCACCTGGTCCCGTCGCAAAATTGCCGATCACCGTTTCTCCGGGGCTGGGAAACTGGCGGGTGAAAAACGTGAGATCCTGGACGTAGCTTCCAACGACAACGATTGCGCTCTGCATGATGATTGAAGGCTAAGAAAAACAGGGAGCTGGCACAAGCGGGAATCCCGCTTCAAGGAGTGCAAATGCAACGCAAGATTCTTGCCGACTCAGCATTGCATCCGGACCAGGAATTTCTAAGCTGCATTGTGGTCATGCGAATTCGTCATCTCCTTCAATGCTGCGCACCTGTGCTTCTGGGCAATCCGATCCTGCTTTCACTGTGCCATGCGATCACGATTGAGCTGCAGCGGCCTTCCGACCAACCCGAGGCGTTCTTTTTTCAGGCCAACCACTGGTCCCCTTTTTTTACGGAACTCAACGTGCTCGAACTGAGTGGAACCCTAAGCGATGAGCGGGTTTCATTTCTCCTGTTACGCGTCAACGACCAGCTCTTTCCCCTTGGACCTGACGAAGGTCAATTCAACACTCGGATTCAACTTGACCCCGGACCCAACCACATTCAGGTGGAATCCAATCTGCGTCACCTTCAAACGGCTGAGCAGACTGTGTATCGCGTGGAGCCCGCGCGTTTGTTGGAAATCAAAGAACAGGTAATGGGGGGTGCGGCATCATCGGTAAACTGGCAGCACTCCGAAAAAGACCAACCTGAAGTCATGCGCGTGCAACTGCGCTCGCCCATGATTCAAGTGACCGGGATTCGTGGAACCGAACCCGTCGTGGAACTCAAGGTGAAGGACCCCTACAACAATACGCTCCCCGTGGAACTCATCGGGGATCGCGAATTCACCGTCGCCTACACGGCAAGGGAACGAAGCACCTACCTCGATTTCATCTCTTCACTCAACAACCGTGAGCTGCGCCGTGAACGGCTGCAACTCGAACTCGAGGGTCTGATACAGCTGGCGCCTTCCACACCTGAAAACCCGGATGGTTGGAGCCTGTGGAACCCCAAGACCAACACCGCCCGCGTTCAACTTGATACGTTTACCCTTGCCGGTTCGCTCTTCGCCGTCTCCGAGGGGGAAGTGGAAATCGTGATGGGAGTTGATGTCATGAAGGTCCCGGTGGTCAACCACCAGTTCGAGGCACAACTCCCCTTGCGTCACAACCAGCTCAACCGTGGACGGGTGAGGGTTACGCTCAACAACCAGTCTTTTTTTGAATCCTTTCAAATTGAGCAACGGGAACCCGTCGTCAACGTCGGGGGATTGCAGCGTTTCCAGATCGATGGCAGTGTATTGGTTCCTGAAACACCCCTGGAGGTTCGACCAGGCAGCACACTGCGGCTGCCACGCGGAGTATTGCGCCTGTTCGGAAATGCACAGTTTGAGGGAAACCTGCGACTGGTGCTCGAACGCAGTCCAGATGGAACTTCCATCGTGATCAGTGAATCCACCGGTCCCTTTGAAATCCATATTCCGCTCGAACCCGGTGAAGCGGGCTACCATCTGTTGCTCGAAGGGGGTGGTTTTTCGCGTCCCTACTATTCCTTCCATGCAGAGGTGCAGGAAGCCATCAAGGTGGATGCCGTAAACTACCTGCCCTATCGCAGTGGATTGATCGAACTGACACGACCCGAGCTGCTGCTGCGCGGTCGGGTGATGGGTGTACAGCGTGGATTGATGCAGCTGGAGTTAGGTGATGTGGTACAGTCGATTCCCGTGTTGCAGGAGCGTTTTGAAATGGATCAGGCATTACCGGTACCGGAGGGGTGCGATCACTTCAAGCTCAGCCTGCAGGCAGGGGAGCTGACCCTGGAGAAACAGTTTGAAATCCAACTCGCGGGCGAAGATCCAGTTGTTCCGGCAACGACTGTACCTTCGGAAAGCCCAGCCGCCCCCGTATCCGAAGCCGTTGATGGTGCTCCAGAGACTCCGGCGACAGCTGACACCTGACTTGAGGCATGATCCTGCTCAGTCGCACTGCCCACCGCCCAAACTGTCCGGCGGCTGAGTGAGCCAATCCTGCTGCCAAACGCGCTGTCGGGTTGCCGCATCCATGTTTGCTCCCGTGAGGATGACGAGCACCCGCCGGGGTTGCTTTTGACGCATCAACCACTGCCAGGCACCCTCCATGCCCAATGCCGCAGTAGGCTCGATTTGCAGCTTTAATAAATGGGTCAGCCACTGCGTCCAGTAAGCGATTCGTGCTTCCGAACACATGAAAAACTCATCCAGTCGTTGGAGGAACGGGAAGGTGCGCTCCCCCACTGATAGCGTGCGGGCACCGTCTGCAACCGTGTTTGGAGTCTGCTCCAGCGCAATGATGCGTCCCTGTTTTCGGGACTGAAACGCGTCGCTGGCTGCCGCAGGTTCGGCACCCACCACTTGTGCACCCGGGCACAATGCCCGTGTTGTCACGAGTGTGCCTGCAAGCAACCCCCCTCCACCACAGGGAGCCACCACCGCATGCACGGAGTCCAGAACATCGAGAGCTTCGGCTGCTGCCGTTCCCTGCCCCGCCATCACCCACTCATGATTGTAGGGAGGGATCCAGAACACACCATCCGACTCTGCTTCCCTGGCTGCCGTCGCATCCACTGCGGTTCGGGTGGGCAGCAGCACCAGCTCGGCACCGTAGTGGCGCGTGCCCTGTTGCTTCACTTGCGAGGTGGCTTCCGGCATGTAAACAGTGCAAGGCACTCCGTGCTCCCGGCATGCCCATGCCACCGCCTGGGCGTGATTTCCAGAGCTGTTGGCAATCACGCGCTCCGGGAATCTACCAATAAATTCCCGATAACACCGCAAGGCGTTGAGCGCACCCCTCGCCTTAAACGCACCCACTTTCTGCAACCCTTCTGCTTTAAAGAAGATCTCGTGTCCCAGCCATTGATTCAAGGTTTTGGAACTGAGGATGGGAGTCGCGTGCACGTCATCGGCCAGGCGACGACGCGCTGCAAGAATGGCAAAATGATTCAATGTTTCCATGAAAGCATGGTGACAATCGATGCACCTGCTCCATGGAATGAAACTCCATGCTTGATTACAATTGCGATTTTGCGCGCAATGCAGCGACCTCACCCTGCCGCGCATAGTCAGCTGCTTCTCCCAAGATGCGCGCTGCTTCCTGTGGTGAGTGAAATCCCATCGAATTTTCCGCTGCAATGAAATCCAGTCGCCACTGCGCCTTGCGTTGGAAATCAAGGGCTTCCGCAAGGGCTTCCTGCGAAACTCCGGCATCCTTGGCTTCCTGAACGGCGTCGAGCAAATCCATCAGCG
It encodes:
- the modA gene encoding molybdate ABC transporter substrate-binding protein, translated to MNSFRLILLLLSPLLSIAPSKASAELRVLAAASLSDALQGVGEHYTETTGESVRFSFGSSGALARQIREGVPADVFVSADALHMDQLESEALLLDGSRRTILRNALVLIVDARQGPTIASLQDLTGAAIRRLAVGEPATVPAGTYAKTILEQAGLWAVLEPKIVPLHNVRSVLAAVEAGNADAGFVYRTDALISSRVTIAVSIPTQTGPDIRYPAAVLQQSTQTRAAQAFVDYLISPDAQRIFERYGFLPGH
- the modB gene encoding molybdate ABC transporter permease subunit; amino-acid sequence: MHALFEITLFTLGIALLSTLLILPGGIALGWLLAHRQWPGKVLVETLVTLPLVIPPVATGLILLKLFGRRGPIGAFLEQALGVEIVFTWKAVVLATAVMAFPLMVRAARVAFEEVNPRLIEAARTLGADRLDAFLTVTLPLAKRGLLAGTVLSFARSLGEFGATVMLAGMIPGKTITLALGIYHEVQLGRDERALGLLLISTSLAFLAVWASEHLLRRRHA
- the modC gene encoding molybdenum ABC transporter ATP-binding protein, translating into MNDTDTISGIQIQLELEYPGFRLDVDMQLPGRGVSAFFGPSGCGKTTLLRILAGLERRATGRIVIGDDLWMDSTARTFVPTHQRSIGYVFQDAQLFPHLSVSENLDYGQRRALARGRNLPVDRSSTIELLGIGGLLQRNPETLSGGERQRVAIARALLAGPRLLLLDEPLASLDLDRKREVLPYLERLHQSLQIPVLLVSHALEEIVRIADHLSLIRDGRMVASGPLLQILSRMDLPEVRSHDMGVVLEGIVTGNDEAFGLVVVSAPGVQLVVPHAPMPLHSVIRLQILPGDVSLTLEPTPLSSVLNQIPACIQSIESAHGSAHVQVLLDAGGSPLIARITRRSCERLSLKPGQALWAHIKAVAVVV
- the deoC gene encoding deoxyribose-phosphate aldolase — protein: MTPESLARYFDATNLRLDATVSDIRQLCADATAVKAYSVMLYPTSVKLASDVLAGTGVKVGTVAGFPSGRFSTAAKAAEIREAAKNGADEVDVVANYAELIAGNSIFVESELKQLSQTAHDMGVLLKVIVETCYLSESLQLDALRICEAAEVDFIKTSTGFGSAGATVETIALWKANRRENIQLKAAGGIRNLTDALALIDAGADRLGLSAAIAIIEEFKTGKQGQGSGAY
- a CDS encoding ribokinase; its protein translation is MQSAIVVVGSYVQDLTFFTRQFPSPGETVIGNFATGPGGKGSNQAIAARRSGGEVVFVGAVGGDAFAEVATQFHEAEGVDARWLHDTRRSTGAAAILVNADGQNEIVVSVGASDAMTEAVVSERLPDAAGIVVTQLETHLEASITAMRRGREMGACTVLNPAPMRDDFPLAILQWVDVLIPNETEFVRLLKLLHPEEFASLNDTTLEQLTSAELHTLCRRLQVPTVILTLGARGAFLSTVDRCASFLPLDDIEVVDTTGAGDAFVGGFSAGWVKYGQDLDRAIRYGVVVAGLSVTQPGTAPAMPRMAAIEAYLEDHSMHI
- a CDS encoding serine/threonine dehydratase gives rise to the protein METLNHFAILAARRRLADDVHATPILSSKTLNQWLGHEIFFKAEGLQKVGAFKARGALNALRCYREFIGRFPERVIANSSGNHAQAVAWACREHGVPCTVYMPEATSQVKQQGTRHYGAELVLLPTRTAVDATAAREAESDGVFWIPPYNHEWVMAGQGTAAAEALDVLDSVHAVVAPCGGGGLLAGTLVTTRALCPGAQVVGAEPAAASDAFQSRKQGRIIALEQTPNTVADGARTLSVGERTFPFLQRLDEFFMCSEARIAYWTQWLTHLLKLQIEPTAALGMEGAWQWLMRQKQPRRVLVILTGANMDAATRQRVWQQDWLTQPPDSLGGGQCD